A single Brassica rapa cultivar Chiifu-401-42 chromosome A04, CAAS_Brap_v3.01, whole genome shotgun sequence DNA region contains:
- the LOC117133472 gene encoding arabinogalactan protein 23, which produces MEMKKIACGVLFAAASMTAVMATEVGAPAPGPAASGASVAVPALGSLVGASLVSLFTYYLN; this is translated from the coding sequence ATGGAGATGAAGAAGATTGCCTGCGGAGTTCTTTTCGCTGCTGCCTCCATGACCGCCGTCATGGCTACAGAGGTTGGAGCTCCTGCACCAGGACCCGCCGCAAGCGGAGCCTCCGTAGCCGTACCGGCTCTTGGCTCATTGGTTGGAGCTTCCCTTGTGTCTCTCTTCACCTACTACTTAAACTAA
- the LOC103865914 gene encoding G-type lectin S-receptor-like serine/threonine-protein kinase SD3-1: protein MKTEMNLLLQALFLSLSLCLLPFVASEIQLGSKLVVGEENASWVSKNGDFALGFFTPPGLPNRFSIGIRFNSQSIPSDQRRVVWVAGAGVSVSDNASYFELTSDGDLVLFDSSLGVPVWTSKTNRFSVFSSVSSALLGDDGNLVLLDDKEEIVWESFDTPADTLLPNQKLKAFEMLRAASESSRSSYYSLHMVGSGRLELRWESNITFWSSTNQEAVKKRENLSAVLTPEGALLVSHQDITKPVWSVFGEDHNDTVKFRFLRLDRDGNLRMYSFQESSRTWRTVWQAVENQCRVFATCGSQVCSFNGSGDSQCTCPYNAFASKCLTPYQKLSCKSGFSMVTFENMELYGIYPANDTVVSPVSSLRCKKMCLEDDACTAVTYKNDVEKPQCVMKLTRYVSGYYDASLSSVSYVKTCLDPRAVDPSKGEVVGSVTKKSHSVCLSCLLGVTSTTFVLFLAFQVCVIVYVYKRKKKEAVKRAERVRNPNPKGVVVFSVDEIKEMTNDFEDNIGPKMFKGVMSENELVLVKEIEGALTEERKFRSSAAKIGTMHHKNLAKLEGYCCERGKRFLVYEYAKNGSLLDHHAKNLTWRRRNDVCLSVAKALFYLHSECREFVSHGSLSLGNILIGEEFEAKLTEYGFGSCAADKDVEDFGKMVLALVTGGCEEEWVYREWIEGRGETVVDRSLEGGFDVEELERVLRISFWCVQVDERLRPSMGEVVKVLEGTLSVDPPPPPFVCARSSATNSSESGQSLYESVRE, encoded by the coding sequence ATGAAAACAGAGATGAACCTTCTTCTTCAAGCTCTGTtcctgtctctctctctatgcCTCCTCCCCTTCGTGGCTTCAGAGATTCAGCTCGGTTCCAAGCTCGTGGTCGGTGAAGAAAACGCCTCGTGGGTATCTAAAAACGGAGACTTTGCGTTAGGTTTCTTCACCCCTCCCGGTTTGCCTAACCGGTTTAGCATCGGTATCCGGTTTAACTCCCAATCCATCCCTTCTGATCAAAGAAGAGTCGTCTGGGTTGCTGGAGCTGGTGTCTCCGTTTCAGACAACGCCTCTTACTTCGAACTCACTTCTGATGgagatttggttttgtttgattcTTCCTTGGGTGTACCGGTTTGGACCAGCAAAACAAACCGGTTCTCTGttttttcctctgtttcctctgcTTTGCTAGGTGATGATGGTAACCTCGTGTTGTTGGATGATAAAGAGGAGATTGTTTGGGAGAGCTTTGACACTCCTGCTGATACTTTACTTCCGAACCAAAAGCTGAAGGCTTTTGAGATGCTTAGAGCCGCTAGTGAGAGTTCCAGGTCTAGCTATTACAGCCTCCACATGGTGGGTTCAGGGAGGTTGGAGCTGAGGTGGGAGAGTAACATCACTTTCTGGTCAAGCACCAACCAAGAAGCAGTCAAGAAGAGGGAGAATCTCAGTGCTGTTCTTACACCAGAGGGAGCTTTACTTGTGTCTCATCAAGACATTACTAAACCTGTTTGGTCTGTTTTTGGAGAAGATCATAACGACACAGTGAAGTTCCGGTTCCTTAGACTAGACAGAGACGGTAACCTCAGAATGTACTCGTTCCAGGAGTCTTCAAGGACTTGGAGAACTGTCTGGCAAGCTGTTGAGAATCAGTGCCGTGTATTCGCCACCTGCGGATCGCAAGTTTGCTCCTTTAACGGCTCAGGAGACTCTCAGTGCACTTGTCCTTACAACGCTTTTGCATCCAAGTGCTTGACGCCTTACCAGAAGCTAAGCTGCAAGTCTGGTTTCAGCATGGTGACGTTCGAGAACATGGAGTTGTATGGGATTTATCCGGCTAATGATACCGTTGTGTCTCCGGTTAGCTCACTGAGATGCAAGAAGATGTGTTTGGAGGATGATGCTTGCACTGCGGTTACTTACAAGAACGATGTGGAGAAGCCTCAGTGTGTAATGAAGCTGACTAGATACGTTAGTGGATACTATGATGCGTCTCTGAGCTCGGTGTCTTATGTTAAAACGTGTTTAGACCCAAGGGCTGTTGATCCTTCAAAGGGGGAAGTAGTGGGGAGTGTGACGAAGAAGAGTCATAGTGTCTGTCTCTCTTGTCTTCTCGGGGTAACTTCCACTACGTTTGTGTTGTTTCTTGCCTTCCAGGTTTGTGTCATTGTGTATGTTtataagaggaagaagaaggaagctGTGAAGAGAGCTGAACGGGTGAGAAACCCCAACCCCAAAGGAGTGGTTGTGTTCTCTGTTGATGAGATCAAGGAGATGACTAATGACTTTGAGGATAACATAGGACCAAAGATGTTCAAGGGGGTTATGTCCGAGAACGAACTTGTTTTGGTTAAAGAGATTGAAGGAGCGTTGACAGAGGAGAGGAAGTTTAGAAGCTCTGCGGCGAAGATTGGGACAATGCATCACAAGAACTTAGCAAAGCTTGAAGGCTATTGCTGTGAGCGAGGGAAGAGGTTTCTTGTTTATGAATACGCTAAGAACGGGTCTTTACTTGACCACCACGCTAAAAACCTAACGTGGAGGAGAAGAAACGACGTTTGCTTAAGCGTGGCGAAAGCTCTCTTCTATCTCCACTCGGAGTGCAGAGAGTTCGTCAGTCATGGGAGCTTGAGCCTTGGGAACATTCTGATAGGTGAGGAGTTTGAAGCTAAGCTGACAGAATATGGATTTGGCTCGTGTGCTGCTGATAAAGACGTTGAGGATTTTGGGAAGATGGTGTTAGCTTTGGTGACTGGTGGGTGTGAGGAGGAGTGGGTGTATAGAGAATGGATTGAAGGGAGGGGAGAAACCGTTGTGGACAGAAGTTTAGAAGGTGGGTTTGATGTAGAGGAGCTTGAGAGGGTTTTGAGAATCTCTTTCTGGTGTGTTCAGGTGGATGAGCGGTTGAGACCGTCTATGGGGGAAGTGGTGAAGGTTTTGGAAGGTACATTGTCTGTTGATCCACCGCCACCGCCTTTTGTTTGTGCAAGATCATCGGCTACTAACTCATCAGAGTCTGGTCAGTCTTTGTATGAGTCTGTAAGAGAGTGA
- the LOC103865915 gene encoding zinc finger CCCH domain-containing protein 30 produces MCCGSDQLNQISSPEDTTTNTEMNHLRVETEDTFASLLELAANNDVEGVRLSIDRDPSCVDEPGLWYGRQKGSKAMVNDHRTPLMVAATYGSIDVIKLILSLTVVNRACGSDQTTALHCAASGGAVNAVQVVKLLLAAGADLNLMDADGQRAGDVIVVPPKLEGVKLMLQELLSAATAERNLRVVTNVRTSRSNSPNEEEYGDGDGESPFKMKSSTEFKKEYPVDPSLPDIKNSIYSTDEFRMYSFKVRPCSRAYSHDWTECPFVHPGENARRRDPRKFHYSCVPCPDFRKGACRRGDMCEFAHGVFECWLHPAQYRTRLCKDGTGCARRVCFFAHIPEELRPLYESTGSAVLSPRSNADFAAALSLLPPGSPSGVSVMSPLSPSSGGNGMSSMAWPQPNVPALQLPGSNLRSSRLRSSFNARDEINMLAEYEQQQLLNEFNSSLSRSGRMKSLPPSNLEDLFSAESSSSPRFNDSALASAVFSPTHKSAVFNQFQQQQQQQSMLSPINTSYSSPKSVDHSLFSGGGRMSPRNVVEPISPMSSRVSMLAQCVKQQQQQQQQQQQQQNQFRSLRSREQLRTSSSPIVGSPVNNNNNNNAWSSQWGSSNGKPDWGMSSEAAALGKLSFDGGVEPDVSWVQSLVKENSTEAKENAAGTSSNTGQNTMQQPTTSEMVMDHAGLEAWIEQMQLDQFVAQQN; encoded by the coding sequence ATGTGCTGTGGATCAGACCAATTAAACCAGATCTCATCCCCAGAAGATACCACCACCAACACAGAGATGAACCACTTGAGAGTCGAAACAGAGGACACTTTCGCTAGCCTCCTCGAGCTAGCCGCTAACAACGACGTAGAAGGCGTTCGGCTATCCATCGACAGAGACCCTTCTTGCGTAGACGAGCCTGGTCTCTGGTACGGTCGCCAAAAAGGCTCCAAAGCCATGGTCAACGACCACAGGACCCCCTTGATGGTCGCCGCTACATACGGAAGCATCGACGTGATCAAGCTGATCCTCTCTTTAACCGTCGTGAACCGAGCCTGCGGGAGCGATCAGACCACCGCCTTGCACTGCGCCGCCTCCGGAGGGGCCGTGAACGCTGTGCAGGTCGTTAAGCTGCTTCTCGCGGCTGGAGCGGACTTGAATCTGATGGATGCTGACGGTCAAAGGGCTGGCGATGTGATCGTTGTCCCTCCGAAGCTGGAAGGTGTGAAGCTTATGCTTCAGGAGCTTCTCTCCGCGGCTACCGCGGAGAGGAACTTGAGGGTTGTGACTAATGTTAGGACCAGCAGGTCTAATTCTCCTAATGAAGAGGAGTATGGTGATGGGGATGGCGAGTCGCCGTTTAAGATGAAATCGTCTACGGAGTTCAAGAAAGAGTACCCGGTCGATCCGTCGTTGCCGGATATAAAGAACAGTATCTACTCAACGGACGAGTTTAGGATGTATTCGTTTAAAGTCAGGCCGTGCTCCCGCGCGTACTCGCACGACTGGACGGAGTGTCCCTTCGTCCACCCGGGCGAGAACGCGCGGAGGAGGGACCCGAGGAAGTTTCACTACAGCTGCGTTCCCTGTCCGGATTTTCGGAAGGGAGCTTGTAGGAGAGGGGACATGTGCGAGTTCGCGCACGGCGTGTTCGAATGCTGGCTTCACCCGGCTCAGTACCGCACCCGTCTCTGCAAAGATGGGACGGGATGCGCTCGCCGGGTCTGTTTCTTCGCCCATATACCCGAGGAGCTTCGACCGCTGTACGAGTCGACCGGTTCGGCCGTGCTTTCGCCTCGGTCGAACGCCGATTTTGCTGCTGCGTTGAGTCTCTTACCGCCCGGCTCTCCGTCTGGAGTCTCTGTTATGTCTCCGCTCTCGCCGTCCTCCGGGGGAAACGGGATGTCGTCGATGGCGTGGCCGCAGCCGAATGTACCTGCTCTGCAGTTGCCTGGGAGCAATCTGCGGTCGAGCAGGCTGAGATCTTCGTTCAATGCGAGAGATGAGATTAATATGTTGGCGGAGTACGAGCAGCAGCAGCTTCTTAATGAGTTTAACAGCTCGTTGAGCAGGTCTGGTCGGATGAAATCGCTGCCTCCTTCGAATCTTGAAGATCTTTTCTCCGCGGAAAGCTCTTCTTCTCCGAGGTTTAATGACTCGGCTTTGGCTTCTGCTGTCTTCTCTCCTACGCATAAGTCAGCTGTGTTTAATCAGTTCCagcaacagcagcagcagcagagtATGTTGTCTCCTATCAATACAAGCTACTCTTCGCCAAAGAGTGTGGATCACTCTTTGTTTTCAGGAGGAGGAAGGATGTCTCCTCGGAATGTGGTTGAGCCTATTTCGCCTATGAGTTCTCGCGTCTCTATGCTGGCTCAATGCGtgaagcagcagcagcagcagcaacagcagcagcaacagcagCAGAATCAGTTTCGTAGCCTTAGATCCAGGGAGCAGCTTAGAACAAGCTCAAGCCCTATTGTTGGTTCACCGGTTAACAACAATAATAACAACAACGCGTGGTCATCTCAATGGGGTTCATCAAATGGTAAACCGGATTGGGGGATGAGCTCAGAGGCGGCAGCGCTTGGGAAGTTGTCGTTTGATGGTGGTGTTGAGCCTGATGTTTCATGGGTTCAGTCACTGGTGAAGGAGAATTCTACAGAGGCCAAAGAGAATGCAGCTGGTACATCTTCTAACACTGGCCAAAACACAATGCAGCAGCCAACAACGTCTGAAATGGTAATGGATCATGCTGGCCTTGAAGCTTGGATTGAGCAAATGCAGCTCGATCAGTTCGTAGCTCAGCAGAATTGA
- the LOC103865913 gene encoding dihomomethionine N-hydroxylase yields MNMNVTDPYCFTLAALFSLTLVLSLAIPYLRKPKGDQLPPGPTRWPFIGNLLQMVKNRPTHLWIHRVMKDMQTEIACFRFAGVHVITVTSSEIAREVLREKDEALADRADSYSSNLISHGYKDIIFSPYGESWKLMKKVMVTKLMSPSTLNKIDRTLEADNIVTYIFNLCRLQSTIKLVNVRDVALTYSHAVMMRMMFGQRHFEEPAEDGGLGRKEREHMDAIYQAIDCFFSSNISNYLSFLRGWNIDGEEAKLREAVDIINRCNDPIIHERMHLWRNKSGKETEEDWLDTLITLKDDQGMPLFTLDEIRAQCKNINVATIDNTMNNVEWTIAEMLNHPEIMEKATNELDMIVGKDRLVQESDIPQLNYIKACSRESFRLHPANAFMPPHGAIENTTLAGYFIPKGSQIFVSRLGLGRNPKIWDEPEAFKPERHLYDRARDPMGVTLMEPDMRFVIFSTGRRACAGTKIGASMTIMLLARLLQGFEWTRPPGTSQIELVSAESNLFMAKPLVASVKPRLAPHLYPKMQI; encoded by the exons atgaacatgAATGTGACTGATCCATATTGTTTCACACTTGCTGCTCTATTTTCTCTTACGTTGGTCTTGTCTCTAGCTATACCTTACTTGAGAAAACCAAAAGGTGATCAGCTTCCTCCAGGCCCAACGCGGTGGCCGTTCATTGGCAACTTGTTGCAAATGGTCAAGAACCGGCCAACTCACCTGTGGATCCACCGCGTCATGAAAGACATGCAAACGGAGATAGCTTGCTTCCGCTTCGCGGGCGTCCACGTCATCACCGTAACATCAAGCGAGATTGCCCGAGAAGTGCTTAGGGAAAAAGACGAGGCTCTCGCAGACAGAGCTGACTCCTACTCGAGCAATCTCATAAGCCATGGCTACAAGGACATTATTTTCTCTCCGTATGGAGAGAGTTGGAAGCTGATGAAGAAAGTGATGGTCACCAAACTAATGTCTCCGTCAACGTTAAACAAAATTGATAGAACTCTAGAAGCCGATAATATCGTGACGTATATCTTTAATCTATGCCGATTACAGTCAACGATTAAGTTGGTCAACGTGAGGGACGTCGCCTTAACTTATTCCCATGCggtgatgatgaggatgatgttTGGCCAGAGGCATTTTGAAGAACCGGCGGAGGACGGCGGTCTCGGGCGAAAAGAAAGAGAGCACATGGACGCAATATACCAAGCTATTGATTGTTTTTTCAGCTCTAacatatcaaattatttatctttccttAGAGGATGGAACATCGATGGAGAAGAGGCGAAGCTAAGAGAAGCGGTCGATATTATCAACAGGTGCAACGATCCCATCATCCACGAGAGAATGCATTTGTGGAGGAATAAAAGTGGAAAAGAGACAGAAGAAGATTGGCTCGATACTCTTATCACGCTTAAGGATGACCAAGGGATGCCTTTATTCACACTTGATGAGATTAGGGCTCAATGCAAG AACATCAATGTTGCAACAATCGACAATACGATGAATAACGTGGAGTGGACGATAGCCGAGATGTTGAATCATCCAGAGATTATGGAGAAAGCTACAAATGAGTTGGACATGATAGTTGGTAAAGACAGACTCGTGCAAGAATCAGACATACCACAACTCAACTACATCAAAGCTTGTAGCCGAGAATCTTTCCGACTTCACCCAGCTAATGCGTTCATGCCTCCTCATGGAGCCATAGAAAATACTACTCTCGCTGGTTATTTCATCCCAAAAG GCAGCCAAATCTTTGTGAGCCGTTTAGGACTTGGTCGGAACCCTAAGATATGGGACGAGCCTGAGGCATTCAAGCCAGAAAGACATCTTTATGACCGTGCTAGAGACCCAATGGGAGTGACTCTGATGGAACCGGATATGAGGTTCGTGATATTTAGCACTGGCCGGCGTGCCTGCGCAGGAACTAAGATTGGGGCATCTATGACCATCATGTTATTAGCTAGGCTTCTCCAGGGGTTCGAGTGGACTCGTCCTCCAGGTACAAGCCAAATAGAGCTAGTCTCAGCTGAGAGCAACTTGTTTATGGCCAAGCCTCTAGTCGCATCTGTCAAGCCCAGGTTGGCTCCTCATTTATATCCGAAAATGCAGATCTGA
- the LOC103865916 gene encoding mitogen-activated protein kinase kinase kinase 3, giving the protein MRSNRKKPKNDQTKPEMKFIKSLGKGTYGSVDLFSYTKGDGSTFYNAVKISDSKYYNSINREFKVLSKLRGCQGIVQSFGNSLLQETDSDGKKVYKMAIEYAAGGNLTDFIRINRKLSDTFVKDFTRMLLQGLASVHDHGYVHCDLKPENLLLFPRHDQETRFCSYELKISDFGLTIKAGEESVCWETKSPFVGTPLYMSPESVHDGTAVEKTLDLWSLGCVVLEMCVGKHPWSGFSVDDIKSRLLCGKAPEIPETVPCDARKFVEKCFARKAEERGSASELLLHPFLVGERKVDGAGGGGGGGGERRRVGLRIRKPPERFDDIAKKPLKLKVISSKSSQFKRVSNKPQKVKIGRSRHPKSNFAPVQ; this is encoded by the coding sequence ATGCGATCTAACAGAAAGAAACCAAAGAATGATCAGACCAAACCAGAGATGAAGTTCATCAAGTCTCTCGGAAAGGGTACGTACGGCTCCGTAGATCTCTTCAGTTACACCAAAGGCGACGGCTCAACGTTCTACAACGCCGTGAAGATCTCTGATTCCAAATACTACAACTCTATCAACAGAGAGTTCAAGGTCCTTTCGAAACTCAGAGGATGTCAAGGAATCGTGCAatcttttggtaactcactgcTTCAAGAAACCGATTCTGATGGAAAGAAAGTCTACAAGATGGCTATAGAGTACGCAGCTGGTGGTAACCTAACCGACTTCATCCGAATAAACCGAAAGTTATCGGACACGTTCGTTAAAGACTTCACTCGGATGCTTCTCCAAGGGTTAGCGTCGGTACATGACCACGGTTACGTCCACTGCGATCTTAAACCGGAGAATCTCCTTCTCTTCCCGCGTCACGATCAAGAAACGCGGTTTTGCTCGTACGAGTTAAAGATTTCGGATTTTGGATTGACGATAAAGGCAGGAGAGGAGTCCGTTTGTTGGGAAACCAAATCTCCGTTTGTCGGAACGCCGTTATACATGTCTCCGGAGTCGGTACATGACGGTACCGCCGTGGAGAAAACCCTAGACTTGTGGTCGTTAGGTTGCGTGGTGTTGGAGATGTGTGTAGGTAAGCATCCGTGGTCAGGGTTTAGTGTTGATGATATAAAGTCTCGTTTGTTGTGTGGGAAGGCGCCGGAGATTCCAGAGACTGTGCCGTGTGACGCAAGAAAGTTTGTGGAGAAGTGTTTCGCAAGAAAGGCTGAAGAGAGGGGAAGTGCTTCTGAGCTGTTGTTGCATCCGTTTTTGGTCGGAGAGAGGAAGGTGGATGGTgccggcggcggcggcggcggcggaggagaGAGGAGGCGGGTGGGGTTGAGGATCAGAAAACCACCGGAGAGGTTTGACGATATTGCAAAGAAGCCATTAAAATTGAAGGTTATCTCATCTAAGTCCTCGCAGTTTAAGAGAGTTTCGAATAAACCCCAAAAGGTTAAGATTGGTCGTTCTAGACACCCAAAATCTAATTTTGCTCCCGTGCAGTAG
- the LOC103865912 gene encoding cytochrome P450 83A1, which yields MEDVIIGVVTIAAVLFFILFQRTKTKRYKVPPGPKALPVIGNLHQLQNLNPQRFFYGWAKKYGPIFSYKIGSKTMVVISSAELTKELLKTQDVNFSDRPLHRGQEFMSYGRRDMAFHHYTPYYRDIRKMGMNHLFSPTRVATFKHVREEEARRMMDKIGVAADNSNAVDISELMLTFTNSVVCRQAFGKKYNEDGEEMKRFIKILYGSQSVFGKVFFSDFFPFTGYVLDDLTRLTAYMKECFERQDTYLQEIVDETLDPNRVKPETDSMIDLLMEIYRDQPFASEFTLENVKAVVLDIVVAGTDTAAAAVVWGMTYLMKYPHVMKKAQAEVREYMRERGLTFVTEDDVKNLPYFRALVKETLRIEPVIPLLVPRRCSQNTKIAGYDIPAGTTVNVNAWAVSRDEKEWGPNADEFRPERFFEKDVDFKGTDYEFIPFGSGRRMCPGMRLGSAMLEVPYANLLYKFDFKLPNGMKPDEINMDVMTGLAMHKAEHLMLVPEKVNV from the exons ATGGAAGATGTCATCATCGGCGTGGTGACTATCGCCGCAgttctcttcttcatcctcttccaaagaaccaaaaccaaacgGTACAAGGTACCTCCGGGACCAAAGGCACTTCCGGTCATCGGAAACCTCCACCAGCTTCAGAACCTTAACCCACAACGGTTCTTCTATGGATGGGCCAAAAAATACGGACCAATCTTTTCATACAAGATAGGAAGTAAAACAATGGTGGTGATATCTTCTGCTGAACTAACCAAAGAGCTTCTCAAGACGCAAGACGTCAACTTTTCGGACCGGCCTCTCCACCGTGGCCAGGAGTTTATGTCCTATGGCCGACGTGACATGGCATTTCATCATTACACACCGTATTACCGGGACATAAGGAAGATGGGGATGAACCATTTGTTCTCACCCACACGTGTGGCCACCTTTAAGCACGTGAGGGAGGAGGAGGCTAGGAGGATGATGGATAAGATCGGTGTGGCCGCTGATAACTCCAACGCGGTCGATATAAGCGAGCTTATGTTGACATTCACCAACTCCGTTGTATGTAGACAAGCGTTCGGTAAAAAGTACAATGAAGATGGGGAAGAGATGAAAAGGTTCATCAAGATTCTTTATGGGAGTCAAAGCGTTTTTGGGAAGGtttttttctctgattttttcCCTTTTACTGGCTATGTTCTCGATGATTTGACAAGGCTCACCGCTTATATGAAAGAATGTTTCGAGAGACAAGACACTTATCTGCAAGAGATTGTCGATGAAACACTTGATCCCAATAGGGTCAAGCCTGAAACCGACAGCATGATTGACCTCTTGATGGAGATCTACAGAGATCAACCTTTCGCCTCCGAGTTCACTCTTGAGAATGTCAAAGCCGTCGTCCTG GATATTGTAGTTGCGGGGACGGACACGGCAGCTGCGGCGGTTGTGTGGGGAATGACTTATCTAATGAAGTACCCTCATGTGATGAAGAAAGCTCAAGCAGAAGTGAGAGAGTatatgagagagagagggttaACGTTCGTCACTGAAGACGACGTCAAGAACCTTCCTTACTTCAGAGCCTTAGTTAAAGAGACGCTAAGGATCGAACCGGTGATTCCTCTCCTTGTCCCTCGCCGTTGCAGTCAAAACACCAAGATCGCTGGCTACGACATACCCGCGGGGACCACGGTTAACGTCAATGCATGGGCCGTGTCACGTGACGAGAAGGAGTGGGGACCAAACGCTGACGAGTTCAGGCCCGAGAGGTTTTTTGAGAAGGACGTTGACTTCAAAGGGACGGACTACGAGTTTATACCGTTCGGGTCGGGCAGGAGAATGTGCCCGGGAATGCGTCTTGGGTCAGCTATGCTTGAGGTTCCTTATGCGAATCTTCTCTATAAGTTCGACTTCAAACTTCCTAATGGAATGAAGCCAGATGAGATCAACATGGATGTCATGACTGGGCTCGCTATGCACAAGGCCGAGCATCTCATGCTTGTCCCCGAGAAAGTGAACGTGTGA